The proteins below come from a single Ovis aries strain OAR_USU_Benz2616 breed Rambouillet chromosome 18, ARS-UI_Ramb_v3.0, whole genome shotgun sequence genomic window:
- the TLNRD1 gene encoding talin rod domain-containing protein 1, producing the protein MASGSAGKPSIEAASPAPASAVGGASSQPRKRLVSVCDHCKGKMQLVADLLLLSSEARPVLFEGPASSCAGAESFEQCRDTIIARTKGLSILTHDVQSQLNMGRFGEAGDSLVELGDLVVSLTECSAHAAYLAAVATPGAQPAQPGLVDRYRVTRCRHEVEQGCAVLRATPLADMTPQLLLEVSQGLSRNLKFLTDACALASDKSRDRFSREQFKLGVKCMSTSASALLACVREVKAAPSELARSRCALFSGPLVQAVGALVGFATEPQFLGRAAAVSAEGKAVQTAILGGAMSVVSACVLLTQCLRDLAQHPDGGAKMSDHRERLRNSACAVSEGCTLLSQALRERSSPRTLPPVNSNSVN; encoded by the coding sequence ATGGCTAGCGGCAGcgctgggaagcccagtatcgaGGCGGCTTCTCCGGCTCCAGCGAGCGCCGTCGGCGGGGCCTCGTCGCAGCCGCGGAAGAGGCTGGTGTCCGTCTGTGACCACTGCAAAGGCAAGATGCAGCTGGTGGCcgacctgctgctgctgtcgaGTGAGGCACGGCCCGTGCTCTTCGAGGGCCCCGCCTCCTCTTGCGCCGGCGCCGAGTCCTTTGAGCAGTGCCGGGACACCATCATCGCGCGCACCAAGGGGCTCTCCATCCTCACCCACGACGTGCAGAGCCAGCTCAACATGGGCCGCTTCGGGGAAGCAGGGGACAGCCTGGTGGAGCTGGGAGACCTGGTGGTTTCCCTGACCGAGTGCTCCGCCCACGCGGCCTATCTGGCGGCCGTGGCCACGCCAGGCGCGCAGCCTGCGCAGCCGGGCCTGGTGGACCGCTACCGCGTGACGCGCTGCCGCCACGAGGTGGAGCAGGGCTGCGCCGTGCTGCGCGCCACCCCGCTGGCCGACATGACCCCGCAGCTGCTGCTCGAGGTGTCGCAGGGCCTGTCGCGCAACCTCAAGTTCCTGACGGACGCGTGCGCCCTGGCTAGCGACAAGTCCCGGGACCGCTTCTCGCGTGAGCAGTTCAAGCTGGGCGTCAAGTGCATGAGCACCAGCGCGTCAGCGCTGCTGGCCTGCGTGCGCGAGGTGAAGGCGGCGCCCAGCGAGCTGGCGCGGAGCCGCTGCGCACTCTTCAGCGGGCCATTGGTGCAGGCAGTTGGCGCCCTGGTGGGCTTCGCCACCGAGCCGCAGTTCCTGGGTCGCGCGGCGGCCGTGAGCGCCGAGGGCAAGGCGGTGCAGACCGCCATCCTGGGAGGTGCCATGAGCGTGGTGTCGGCCTGCGTGCTCCTGACCCAGTGCCTCAGGGATCTGGCGCAGCACCCCGACGGGGGCGCCAAGATGTCGGACCACAGGGAGAGGCTGAGGAACTCGGCCTGCGCCGTGTCTGAAGGCTGCACCCTGCTATCTCAGGCTTTAAGGGAGAGGTCTTCGCCCAGGACTTTACCGCCAGTGAATTCCAATTCTGTGAATTAG